In Daphnia magna isolate NIES linkage group LG6, ASM2063170v1.1, whole genome shotgun sequence, the following are encoded in one genomic region:
- the LOC116924674 gene encoding uncharacterized protein LOC116924674 isoform X1: MNSSKDISVQILKCVEEATREILNCHGTKGGDDSMSSPTELFLKFFPSNLASAINTVYFKEDEHACSTEMDQTKGTEKLRQNNYFCVTLHIKTLPHKLNAIEAMEHEKTVMEIIGKRRQGTTACRDVLQKTLAIEQKRMMSLEVASEVVNVQKYKRQSVPYKKEELKLGAKKILENLKSAAKQAVDLNCHAEELTEAAIILKEADTFDF; the protein is encoded by the exons ATGAACTCTTCCAAAGATATTTCGGTTCAGATATTGAAGTGTGTCGAAGAGGCTACACGggaaattttaaattgtcaTGGAACCAAAGGAGGGGATGATTCAATGTCAAGCCCAACTGAACTCTTTCTGAAA TTCTTTCCTTCAAATTTGGCATCAGCCATCAATACTGTTTATTTCAAAGAAGATGAGCATGCATGTAGCACAGAAATGGATCAAACTAAAGGTACCGAAAAATTAAgacaaaacaattatttttgtGTTACACTCCACATTAAAACTTTACCACACAAATTAAATGCTATAGAGGCAATGGAACATGAAAAAACTGTGATGGAAATAATTGGCAAGAGAAGGCAAGGGACAACAGCATGTCGAGATGTACTACAGAAAACTTTGGCCATTGAGCAAAAAAGAATG ATGTCTTTGGAGGTGGCTTCAGAAGTTGTTAATGTGCAGAAGTACAAGAGGCAGTCAGTGCcatacaaaaaagaagaactaaAACTTGGGGCTaagaaaattttggagaatcTAAAAAGTGCTGCAAAGCAAGCTGTTGATTTGAACTGTCATGCTGAAGAACTCACTGAAGCTGcaataattttaaaagaagcTGACACATTTGACTTTTAA
- the LOC116924676 gene encoding lysozyme RrrD — MKITVYCVVVLAALVAPSLAARTVSQAGYDLIKGFEGLSLVAYQDIGGVWTIGYGNTRYQDGSPVRQGDTITQAGADDLFEYWVDESFAPEVDRLVGNGVVLRQQQFDALVSFTYNIGVGAFSSSTLLAKVRVWPDDPTIRDEFMRWVYVNGEVSQGLVNRREAEADFYFS, encoded by the exons atgaaaattaccGTGTATTGCGTGGTTGTATTGGCAGCCTTGGTTGCCCCGTCGCTGGCCGCAAGGACAGTTTCGCAAGCTGGTTACGACCTGATCAAGGGTTTTGAAGGCCTGAGTCTAGTCGCCTACCA GGATATTGGAGGTGTCTGGACAATTGGTTACGGCAACACTCGCTATCAAGATGGAAGTCCCGTTCGACAAGGCGACACCATCACTCAAGCAGGTGCTGATGACCTTTTCGAGTACTGGGTCGATGAGTCG ttCGCACCAGAAGTAGATCGTCTGGTCGGCAACGGCGTCGTTCTAAGGCAGCAACAGTTTGATGCCCTAGTTTCGTTCACCTACAACATTGGTGTTGGTGCTTTCTCCAGCTCAACTCTACTTGCCAAAGTGCGCGTTTGGCCCGATGATCCAACCATCCGAGATGAATTCATGCGATGGGTCTATGTAAACGGAGAAGTTTCTCAAGGACTCGTTAACCGCCGTGAAGCTGAAGCCGATTTTTACTTTTCATAA
- the LOC116924674 gene encoding uncharacterized protein LOC116924674 isoform X2, with protein MNSSKDISVQILKCVEEATREILNCHGTKGGDDSMSSPTELFLKFFPSNLASAINTVYFKEDEHACSTEMDQTKEAMEHEKTVMEIIGKRRQGTTACRDVLQKTLAIEQKRMMSLEVASEVVNVQKYKRQSVPYKKEELKLGAKKILENLKSAAKQAVDLNCHAEELTEAAIILKEADTFDF; from the exons ATGAACTCTTCCAAAGATATTTCGGTTCAGATATTGAAGTGTGTCGAAGAGGCTACACGggaaattttaaattgtcaTGGAACCAAAGGAGGGGATGATTCAATGTCAAGCCCAACTGAACTCTTTCTGAAA TTCTTTCCTTCAAATTTGGCATCAGCCATCAATACTGTTTATTTCAAAGAAGATGAGCATGCATGTAGCACAGAAATGGATCAAACTAAAG AGGCAATGGAACATGAAAAAACTGTGATGGAAATAATTGGCAAGAGAAGGCAAGGGACAACAGCATGTCGAGATGTACTACAGAAAACTTTGGCCATTGAGCAAAAAAGAATG ATGTCTTTGGAGGTGGCTTCAGAAGTTGTTAATGTGCAGAAGTACAAGAGGCAGTCAGTGCcatacaaaaaagaagaactaaAACTTGGGGCTaagaaaattttggagaatcTAAAAAGTGCTGCAAAGCAAGCTGTTGATTTGAACTGTCATGCTGAAGAACTCACTGAAGCTGcaataattttaaaagaagcTGACACATTTGACTTTTAA